A genome region from Panicum virgatum strain AP13 chromosome 4K, P.virgatum_v5, whole genome shotgun sequence includes the following:
- the LOC120702229 gene encoding methyltransferase-like protein 22, which translates to MEAGGGGAEEEEQVMSEVHLGCPPHFSGLHVSRFSFSSRPLVNGILRFRRTPSLQRLVVPDEVRLLGHGVICTALNFDSVLSGPSVDDGGDGSGGSSLIAAPSGSCNCGLPYSVAVDEDGDLVLDRRRRNKYARSDYHLLTIQHGVTSSLKSVGLQVWKAALLLADFVLHKSFTSSNFDGVTAIEVGAGTSLVGLVLARVARKIFITDRGADILDNCLANVHINSGMLKFDEAKVCVRELDWKMSWPPPMGTYDSSDPSLRYLWSADDIEEAAKATVLFAADVIYSDDLTDLFFDTVKKLMSSGAKKVLYLALEKRYNFSLDELDVVANGYAHFRSFFATQQEHEGAPDGDKPGLVGKLIDLEEVPQYIREYERGKDLEIWEIEYSPEQELH; encoded by the exons ATGGaagccggaggcggcggagccgaGGAGGAAGAGCAGGTGATGAGCGAGGTGCACCTGGGCTGCCCGCCGCACTTCTCCGGCCTCCACGTCTCCCGCTTCAGCTTCTCCTCACGGCCCCTAG TGAATGGTATATTGAGATTTCGCCGTACACCTTCCCTGCAGCGCCTCGTGGTGCCAGACGAGGTGAGATTGTTGGGACACGGCGTGATTTGTACCGCCCTGAACTTTGATTCGGTGTTGTCAGGTCCATCtgtggacgacggcggcgatggCAGCGGCGGGAGCTCGCTGATCGCGGCGCCGAGCGGTTCCTGTAACT GTGGTTTGCCTTATTCTGTTGCCGTGGATGAGGATGGGGATCTCGTTCTTGACCGGAGGAGAAGAAACAAATATG CTAGAAGTGACTACCATCTGCTCACCATTCAGCATGGTGTTACCAGCTCGCTTAAGAGCGTTGGCCTTCAG GTTTGGAAAGCTGCCTTACTATTAGCTGACTTTGTTTTGCACAAAAGCTTCACATCGTCCAACTTTGATGGTGTTACTGCCATAGAGGTTGGTGCTGGAACAA GTTTGGTAGGGTTGGTATTAGCTCGAGTTGCTAGAAAGATTTTCATTACAG ATAGAGGCGCTGATATCCTAGATAATTGTTTGGCAAATGTCCATATCAACTCCGGCATGCTAAAGTTTGATGAAGCTAAAGTTTGTGTACGGGAACTGGACTGGAAAATGTCATGGCCTCCACCCATGGGTACATATGATTCTTCTGATCCAAG TTTAAGGTACTTATGGTCTGCAGATGATATTGAGGAGGCTGCGAAAGCTACCGTCCTGTTTGCAGCAGATGTCATCTATAGTGATGATCTCACTGATTTGTTCTTCGACACAGTGAAGAAACTGATGTCAAGTGGTGCTAAGAAG GTGCTGTACCTGGCCCTGGAGAAGAGATACAACTTCAGTTTGGACGAACTAGACGTTGTGGCCAATGGTTATGCTCACTTCCGAAGTTTCTTCGCAACTCAACAAG AACACGAGGGTGCACCCGACGGAGATAAACCAGGTCTCGTTGGAAAGCTGATAGATCTCGAAGAGGTTCCTCAGTATATCAGAGAATATGAGAGGGGCAAGGATTTGGAGATTTGGGAGATCGAGTACAGTCCAGAACAGGAACTGCACTAA